AACGATTAACTTCAATTGTTTCCTTCCACTAACATCAACATCAATAAACTTGGCCGGAGTGTCTCTTTTCATCGTCCCACTGTCAAACAATTTCTCACCGTCGGCCCATACTTGAAAAGCTACGGATCCGACATCGTTTCTGTTTGCCTCCTGGTCAAGGCCTACATAGCATTGAAAGCGATCATACCCTTTCCCAGCAATGTCGTAAATGATTTCTGAATTAGCATGCGTTCCAATTCCTCTATCATAAGTGACAACGCCCGAATCACTTAACAATTCAATCGGGTTCCCTTCGACACTAGCATCTCGATGAATCGTTCCCCAGCCAGTCGTCGCGTATATCCACGGAATGTCGCTTAAATACAATTGTGGAGTGATATTAAAATGAATCTTATACGTTTGCGTCACGGATCCATCTGCCGAGGTGACGGTAATCACGGTGGTACCCGGAAGTTGTTCAGCCGGTAACATATCTACCATGACATCGTTATTGGCCGGAATGACTTCCACCGTGGGTACATCCGATATCGTGCCTTCCAAAAATGTCATGTAGTAATCTTTGGTTACGTGATCAAAACTTGAGAAGGATTCCCCGTTGATCTTGATGTCATCTATTAACACCTCTTTCAACAGCTTAGCTCCCGCCCAATCAGCATGAGTCGCACCATTGCCTACCCCACCGTCCGTTACTTCCAACGTAAGAACATCAACATTGGAAACATCAACATTGACATGCTGGGTATCCGTCTCACTTTTCATTACGCCGCTATCATAGAGCTTTTGCCCGTCTCCCCACACTCGAAATACGACAGAGCCCCCCTGAGTCTCACTGTCTAGTCCAATATCCGTGATAAACCTTGAAAAGTTTTTACCGATATAAAATGAAGCTTTAGAGTATGCATGAACACCCAATCCTTTTTCATACCCTTTACCGTTCAGGGTGATCATATTGCCATCTCCTTGACCACTCCCGCCAACACTTGTATCCCTTTCAGCGGGACCCCAGCCGTTTGAAACGTTGCCGAAAAATGGCATGTCGCTTAGAAATGTATCTTCCGCCTTAGCGGCGGACGGGACTTGCACGGAAAATTCTGAGCGTACATGCCCCTGAATTTCCCCACCAGAAACGAACGCGGCATCCGCTGTAAGATGACTCCAGCCAGCTCCAGCGTCTTGAGGCACCGTCACCTTCCAACTCACCTTAACGGAATTGTTTATGCCTTCAGGTGGCATGGTTTGAAATGTGTTGTCCGAAGCGGGGATTACTGTCCATCCTTCCGGTACATTTAGATTGAGATCCAGGTTATGAACAGCCACTCTTCCATAATTGGTCAGCGTTGTTATGATCGTTGTGGTTTCACCTGGGGCTATAACAGAAGGGCCGTCAAACGATATACCAACAGCCGCAGGCACTCCGTTCGGTGTTCCCGGTGTAACACGGTAGGTGACCGCTGAAAATGGTTCAACATCGGAGACGATTTTGCTGGCATAACTCATTGTTTGGCCAGTCCAATCGTCTTCAGCCAAATAAACTGAAGCAGGTTTAAAACCTAATTTTTCCGGTTCAGCACTGATTGTTGTCGCTGCAGTAGTCCGGTTGACCAATGTCATCATTTTGCTTCCGTCAGACAGCGATTTGACCCAAATTTCTTTGCCGTCATTATCGATAACTCGCTTAAATCCGTCAGTTGAAACCTCATTTCTCGTTTCCGGACTGACGCGATACATCATAATTCCGTGAGACGGAACAGAAGCCCTGATTTTGTCTGTGGTCGTAGTCGTTTCATGTGCCCAGAGATTCCGAACCGTATAGGTCATATTGTCGACAGAGGTTGGTATGCCCAATTGACTTAGACTTATCTCCATATTTGACGCACCATCGGTTGAGTTGAAGAACAACACGGCTTTGTCCCCATTGGCCATCGGTTTCAACAATACATAAGTACCGTCGTTTGGCATCTTGATGGGACG
Above is a window of Paenibacillus sp. FSL K6-1330 DNA encoding:
- a CDS encoding NPCBM/NEW2 domain-containing protein, whose product is MNKPRFQKSLVTLLFLFTLVIGLLGFNQSQAYALDNGLAKTPPMGWNGWNAFHCDVNADLVKKTAKKIVDSGMKEAGYEYVNIDDCWMLNQRDANGNLVPDPEKFPNGMKEVADYVHSLGLKIGIYASAGTTTCANYPGSLNYEKKDAQSFAEWGIDYLKYDNCGDPLGQPIQERYSKMRDALADTGRDIVFSMSVGGTDDPWIWGKQVGNLWRTTGDISDTYLRMLVHFLKTVELYPYAGPGYWNDPDMLEIGNGGMSIEEYRTEFSLWSIMAAPLLSGTDLLNASQEILDIYANREVTAVNQDPIGIQGRPIKMPNDGTYVLLKPMANGDKAVLFFNSTDGASNMEISLSQLGIPTSVDNMTYTVRNLWAHETTTTTDKIRASVPSHGIMMYRVSPETRNEVSTDGFKRVIDNDGKEIWVKSLSDGSKMMTLVNRTTAATTISAEPEKLGFKPASVYLAEDDWTGQTMSYASKIVSDVEPFSAVTYRVTPGTPNGVPAAVGISFDGPSVIAPGETTTIITTLTNYGRVAVHNLDLNLNVPEGWTVIPASDNTFQTMPPEGINNSVKVSWKVTVPQDAGAGWSHLTADAAFVSGGEIQGHVRSEFSVQVPSAAKAEDTFLSDMPFFGNVSNGWGPAERDTSVGGSGQGDGNMITLNGKGYEKGLGVHAYSKASFYIGKNFSRFITDIGLDSETQGGSVVFRVWGDGQKLYDSGVMKSETDTQHVNVDVSNVDVLTLEVTDGGVGNGATHADWAGAKLLKEVLIDDIKINGESFSSFDHVTKDYYMTFLEGTISDVPTVEVIPANNDVMVDMLPAEQLPGTTVITVTSADGSVTQTYKIHFNITPQLYLSDIPWIYATTGWGTIHRDASVEGNPIELLSDSGVVTYDRGIGTHANSEIIYDIAGKGYDRFQCYVGLDQEANRNDVGSVAFQVWADGEKLFDSGTMKRDTPAKFIDVDVSGRKQLKLIVTDAGDGNGNDHADWADAQFIADKAK